In Thermotomaculum hydrothermale, a single genomic region encodes these proteins:
- a CDS encoding CdaR family protein, translating into MKKIKIFESDWFLKVISLIIAFTMWAYISGQKTPKIIEKNFTAPIYFENTSDNMILTRDVLYEITVQLRGPETIIKKIKSEDVYITIDLKNKKFGLHSIPLTEDLVHKPNGVKVVNIIPNTIQFKIERKVTRLVPIKANLVGDLPDDLEVKKIILSPPTVKVEGPQSVLGKIQYFKTEVIDISDKMKTFETSTVVILNSNFLKLLSEPNIKVKVIIGEKDRVKLFRNITVTLANIGKHTVWINPKKVAVQVKGSKKFVDMVLRKNIKVFVDCKNLKPNEKDYILTPQVDYVGANSEQIKENVKFKTIPSLVNVRVFK; encoded by the coding sequence ATGAAAAAAATAAAAATTTTTGAGTCAGACTGGTTTTTAAAAGTAATCTCGTTAATTATAGCCTTTACAATGTGGGCATACATAAGCGGACAAAAAACTCCAAAGATTATTGAAAAAAACTTCACAGCTCCTATTTACTTTGAAAATACTTCAGACAATATGATTTTAACCAGAGATGTTTTGTATGAAATTACCGTACAATTGAGAGGCCCCGAGACAATTATCAAAAAAATTAAATCTGAAGATGTTTATATAACAATAGATTTAAAAAATAAAAAATTCGGACTTCACTCAATTCCTTTAACCGAGGATCTTGTTCATAAACCTAATGGAGTTAAAGTAGTTAACATTATTCCAAATACAATACAGTTTAAAATTGAAAGAAAGGTTACAAGGCTTGTCCCCATAAAAGCAAACCTTGTGGGAGATTTACCAGATGACCTTGAAGTAAAAAAAATAATACTCTCACCTCCTACTGTGAAAGTTGAAGGACCCCAATCAGTGTTAGGAAAAATTCAATACTTTAAAACAGAGGTTATTGATATTAGCGACAAAATGAAAACTTTCGAAACAAGCACAGTGGTTATTCTAAATTCAAACTTTTTAAAATTGCTATCTGAGCCTAACATTAAAGTTAAAGTTATTATCGGGGAAAAAGACAGAGTTAAATTATTTAGAAATATTACAGTGACACTGGCAAACATAGGGAAACATACTGTATGGATAAACCCTAAAAAAGTAGCGGTTCAGGTTAAAGGGAGTAAGAAATTTGTTGATATGGTTTTAAGAAAAAATATAAAGGTTTTCGTTGACTGCAAAAATCTTAAACCAAATGAAAAAGACTATATTCTGACTCCGCAGGTAGACTATGTAGGTGCAAACAGCGAACAAATAAAGGAAAATGTAAAATTCAAAACAATACCATCACTTGTTAATGTCAGGGTTTTTAAATGA